CAGAGCCTTGTGTGACAAGCAAGGTTACTAACGCTTGATGGTCAGTACGTAGAGTAAAGGGGCGTCCCCACAAGTAGACATGCCAATGCTCGCATGCCCACATGCAGGCAAGCGCTTCGCGCTCACCAACCGAGTACTTTCTCTCCACCGAAGATAAGGTACGGGAAGCAAAAGCGACTGTGCGAACTTCGTTCCCGTTAATTTGTTGCAGAACGGCACCCAAACCGTATGATGAAGCGTCTGTGGTCACGACCACTGGGAGCTGTACATCGAACATGTGTAGAACCGGGCACGAGCTGAGTGTAGCTTTCACCTTGTTAAAAGTTTGGTCCGCCCTGGAAGTCCACTCAAAAGTTTTTCCCTCTCGAAGGAGTTCACGCATCGGTTCCACCAGCTCGGCGAAGTGATGGATAAACTTGGAGTAGTACCCAAGTAATCCCAGGAAAGAACGAAGTGACTTTAAATCCGTAGGTGGAGGGGCACTTTGTAGCGCTTGAATTGCAGACGTTTGAGGTGACAGTCCATGGGCATTTACGACATGTCCGAGGAAAGTAAGCTCGACGACGTCAAACACGCACTTGTGATTCAATTTCAAACCTTCCGCAGACAAACGCTGGAGTACATGACGAAGGTTGTTGTCGTGTTCTTCTTGCGAACGGCCGTAAACGATGATGTCTATGTCTATGTAGAAGGTCTATGTAGAGGTCTATGTAGAAGAGAACTCCTTTGCAGCCTTGGAGTATGAGGGACATCATTTGTTGAAATGCTGAAGGAGCGGAGGCAAGTCCGAAGCATACGCGCTTAAAACGGAAGAGTCCCTCGTGAGTAATAAATGCGGTTAAGTCCCTGCTGTCTGGGTGTAGCGGAACTTGATGATAAGCGGATGCCAGATCCAGTTTCGAGAATTTCATGGCGCCGGCTAGGCGTTAAGCAGTTCCTCAGTATGTGGTAGTGGGAAACAGTCCGCAATGACGGCTTTGTTGGGTTCGCGTAGGTCGACGCATAAGCGGATGGAGCCATCTTTTTTCTTTACCACTACGATTGGAGAGACCCACTCTGAAGCTGTGACCTTTTCGATTACGTCCTGTTCTTCCAGACGACGTTGTTCTTGAGAAACTTGTTCTCGTACTGTTAACGGTAAACGGCGTAACTTGCCTGTAACGGGCTTGATGTCGGAACGTATCTTCACCTTGTGAATGTAATGTTTAGACAGACCCAGAGTTCCATCGAAAAGGTGTCCGAAATCAGCTGAAATTGCTGGGGGTACGGTGAGTGTCGACGCAGTCGTACTAAAGCAGGAGAGACTCATGCCGTCAATGCATAACTCCAACGACGTGACAGCATCCATGCCAAGAAGTGTCGTGCCATTGGATACTACGTAGAAATTCAGACATGCTGAACGATTTGCGTACTTGACCGGTGCCGAAAAACATCCCTGAATGGGAATTGAGCGTTTGGAGAAATCGTACAGGCTCACAGATGTCGGCTTCAGAGGATGCAAGGATGCAAAATGCCCCTCGTAGACGGCAGAAGACATAATCGTTGCTGAAGATCCCGTGTCAATGAGAAAACGTATGTCCCTCTCTGAGACAGACAACGTAACGTAGATCCCAGTTTTCTTTGGAGCAGATGTATCTAACTGTAAGGTAGTTTGTACTTCGGAGTTCGTAATGGAATCTTGTGGCGGAAGTTCATCCGTAAGTTGACGTAGTTGTCCCAGAGAGCGGCAAACGGAACGGAAGTGCCCCATCTTGCTGCATGCGGAGCATCTCTGATTGCGGGCTTTACATGAAGGAGAATTTGCCAAGTGATCCCTAGAGCCACAGCGAAAACATTGAGTTCGCGTAGCAGAGCGTTTGCTCGAGCGATCGCCCTGTCGCTTCTGCATAGGTTGCCTTGCAGGCTGTCTTGTGACTTGTTGAACTTCCTCGTGCTCGCTCTCAACAGCAAATTCTCTTGATTCCTTTTGTGACTGTTGAAACTGCCGTGCAAGCATAATTGTACGAGCCAACGTAAGCGTACGGCCTTCTAGGAGGAGGCGTTCACGAAGATGAGGTATGTTGGTGGATTCGACAATTTGATCGCGTATCATGGAATCAAGCGTCGCCCCGAAGTCACAGGTACTGGCAAGTTCTCGAAGAGCCAGGACGTAGTCATCAATTGACTCACCGAGCTGCTGACGGCGCTGACGAAATTTGTGTCGCTCAGCGATAGGATTAACGGTAGTAGTGTAGTGAGTATCCAAGGTCTTGAGAGCAATTTCCATCTCATCTGCGGCGGTCTCGGATGGTGACTCCGTGGATTCCGTTGTAGTTGCAACTGAGTTGGTAGCGGACGTTTGAGAAGGCGGTAGCAGATCATAAATCCTTTGCCCTTCAGCACCAAGGCAGTGATACAATATAGCCTTACGGCGGGTTGTTGACTCTTTGTCTAGGCCAGACGCAACCAAGTAACTCTGAAATGCCTTCTTCCACGATGGCCACGTCATCGTAGGCTTGCCGGGCTTCGGTAGAAAAAACGGTGGTGGCGGTAATCATGACATTGTAGACGGTGAACGGAGAACGTGCAGGAGAATTGAAGCCGAAAGTCAGTATTCAGGAGAAGTTTTCCAATCGTCGCCAAATTAGGTAGCCTGTGGTATCGTTGGAAGTACGCATCCACCACCCGTTCCTCATTCCACACTTTATTCTCTTTTCTGCCCCATGCCGATGAGGCTGTCCCAAAACTCACGTGCACAGTATATCACAGGTATCAACGGCTTTTGTAGCATAAATCATGCAACACTAGactgggtgtttcagttaaCCCTTTCTCCGGCCTGTGGGGAAAGAGGTTGAAAAAAATTACGCAAAAATTCAGTTGGATATTAACGCAACTCCAGGAATGCTGCAACACATTTTTTTCCGGTGAAACACTAGTATATTATGAAGTTACGCAATGTTGACTTGAAGCAACACTGCCAGAAACAGGTCCTTGCTATCATTTCCGTTTTCTTCAAATTTTTTCAAGACAAAACCACCACATAGTTATTTTCAAGCATATATTCCGTAAAAATATACAAAACACCTTGCATAGTGTAAAGCCAGCACCCTCGGCCTCTAGCTATAGATACATGAATTCACAAAAGCTACATGGTAGGACACGAAGCAGTTTTTTTGGAACAAGGCACAATATCTTGTCACACTTGGCGCAGTGCATGGTTTTAAAGCCTGACTTGCAGAATGCACAACGGCCCTTTTTTTCATACGTGAGTCAGTGCACTACAGCATCGTAGCGGACGTCATCGTACGGGGTTCGGGGTGGATGCTGATGGGCCTCATCTGCAGTTCTGTCTTGTCTTTGCTTGCAAGAGAGCAATAGTGCCTCGGCAACACTAGACCTGAAGCTCTTCAGCGTCACTTTGGTGGCCTGATGATGCTGTCGGTACAGCAGCCACACGTTTACAACGCTGATACCGAGTCGTTGGTAAAAGATTCATAAACACCAGCATTTTGCCTTTGTGGGCATGCGATATAATTCAATCAACATGTAGGCGGGATCCACTTGACCCGTGTATTTCTTGTAAGCGGTCACGATgcttgattgattgaatgaaaTTTATTTTACACCAAACGGTGCAGGGTAACTATGGCAAGAAAAGCCGGAAAGGCAAGCGACATCaaccttcttcttttcctttttatccCAGCGCTTCACAGATGTGACCAGCTCCGTGCACACAAAGGGAGATGCAAGcgtaatgatgaaagatgaaagtcactgaaaaggttagccagctgtaggactcgaacccgcatcttGTGGATTGCCGgtcgctttgtatgtatttgtcccttctatgttgttccagcctcagaacatcagttctttcatgatcaacagttgccgcctgcgtcgatccctgtcgtacgAATGTGTGTATGAATGAAATTTAGCAGATCAAAGACGCAGTGGATGAAGATTGGGGGGAACAACAGCGGCAACGAAACTTTCCGACTACAAAATACCACCGTCCAACACATCCACCACTACAGGTATCTAGGGGTGCTCATCGAAGACAAACTAAATTACTTGGAGAAGCATGAAAAAACAATCGtagcgacaaaaaaaaaaaaaaagggacacGTGTGGCACCTCGCCCGCCACTCCTACAACCCATATTCCGTTGGCAAGTTATTATGGAAGACTACATCAGTTCCATGTGCCACCTACGCAAATGAAGCATTATGCTACAGCGCCAGTATCATGAAAATTCTTGAACGCCAACAACGGGAGATAGGCAAATGGATTTTGGGAGGGAACCTAGCCACAGCGAATGCTGCCATAGAAGGGGAAGTCGCATGGTCAACTTTCGAATACAGAGAGGCACGGTCAAAGACAAGATACTTGGGAAGACTGATCCATCTACCACGAAATCGATTAGCAAAAATAATTTTCCACCATGTAAGATAC
This portion of the Ornithodoros turicata isolate Travis chromosome 3, ASM3712646v1, whole genome shotgun sequence genome encodes:
- the LOC135389452 gene encoding uncharacterized protein K02A2.6-like translates to MTWPSWKKAFQSYLVASGLDKESTTRRKAILYHCLGAEGQRIYDLLPPSQTSATNSVATTTESTESPSETAADEMEIALKTLDTHYTTTVNPIAERHKFRQRRQQLGESIDDYVLALRELASTCDFGATLDSMIRDQIVESTNIPHLRERLLLEGRTLTLARTIMLARQFQQSQKESREFAVESEHEEVQQVTRQPARQPMQKRQGDRSSKRSATRTQCFRCGSRDHLANSPSCKARNQRCSACSKMGHFRSVCRSLGQLRQLTDELPPQDSITNSEVQTTLQLDTSAPKKTGIYVTLSVSERDIRFLIDTGSSATIMSSAVYEGHFASLHPLKPTSVSLYDFSKRSIPIQGCFSAPVKYANRSACLNFYVVSNGTTLLGMDAVTSLELCIDGMSLSCFSTTASTLTVPPAISADFGHLFDGTLGLSKHYIHKVKIRSDIKPVTGKLRRLPLTVREQVSQEQRRLEEQDVIEKVTASEWVSPIVVVKKKDGSIRLCVDLREPNKAVIADCFPLPHTEELLNA